From a single Salmo salar chromosome ssa22, Ssal_v3.1, whole genome shotgun sequence genomic region:
- the LOC106583571 gene encoding coiled-coil domain-containing protein 63 isoform X2, translating into MQAKIMPPKNPKKTDNLHEQHQRLLVDNDSYLVAIRKQKEHLASLDTKMKEIQTKLLQRKKEMGGRIRSLKRPLHQRKHIRIMEDRVNQATKSFDKLLCSNQALRDEIDHLRRQRCSFALMYQRLSRELLSQHNVMEDLMEKSVLAYDQRSEALARMLAVRERSKKDTSLCHTEMTELKRVIDHEIKLRSFMVQKSKESVPIGEDEEAKKRRAEQAQRERMGGESLETYQAVHRLLVEVSGDSDLRQLGRTFVENEEKSFAYFNYINELNNNSTTLKDRINKLRTEILRFELENKHYDQQWQSQLKELERELEQRRGLVNSLESQYTVVLKFLDQHKTAIAHLFNKMKCSPASIIGKLGCSAQVTDDNVTQFIGILEEEMHQLLMFLSQCSYKEAEEMELPPQNLLLVSYSLLPAVTPSATEAPSFDDSTTEALLGLGSEQPLDFQTLRERVLPRVMHTEQGKVPKAPSAPLRGKKKVGFNPKSA; encoded by the exons ATGCAG GCCAAAATAATGCCCCCCAAAAATCCGAAAAAGACTGACAACCTTCATGAGCAACACCAGCGACTCCTTGTGGATAATGACAGTTACCTGGTTGCCATCCGAAAACAGAAGGAACACCTTGCCAGTCTGGACACCAAG ATGAAGGAGATACAGACCAAGCTGTTGCAGAGGAAGAAGGAGATGGGTGGTAGGATCCGCAGCCTGAAGAGACCTCTTCATCAGAGGAAGCACATCCGCATCATGGAGGACCGTgtcaaccag GCCACTAAAAGCTTTGACAAGTTGCTATGCAGCAACCAGGCATTGCGTGATGAGATTGACCACCTGCGGCGCCAGAGGTGCTCCTTCGCCCTTATGTACCAGCGTCTGAGCAGAGAGCTACTGTCCCAGCACAATGTCATGGAAGACCTCATGGAGAAGTCTGTCCTTGCCTACGACCAGCG GTCCGAGGCCCTGGCCCGTATGCTAGCTGTGAGGGAGCGTAGCAAGAAGGACACGTCTCTCTGCCACACTGAGATGACTGAGCTGAAGAGGGTCATCGACCACGAGATCAAACTCCGCAGCTTCATGGTCCAAAAATCCAAGGAGAGCGTCCCCATAGGCGAGGACGAAGAGGCCAAAAAGAGAA GGGCCGAGCAGGCTCAGCGTGAGCGAAtgggaggagagagtctggaaacCTACCAGGCGGTGCACCGGCTGCTCGTGGAGGTGAGCGGCGACAGCGACCTGCGTCAGCTCGGCAGGACATTTGTGGAGAACGAGGAGAAGAGCTTTGCTTACTTCAACTACATCAACGAGCTGAACAACAATAGCACCACGCTGAAGGACCGCATCAAcaagctcagg ACTGAGATCCTGCGCTTTGAGCTGGAGAACAAGCACTATGATCAACAGTGGCAGAGCCAGCTCAAGGAACTGGAG AGAGAGCTGGAGCAGCGTCGTGGCCTGGTCAATAGTTTGGAGAGCCAGTACACTGTGGTTCTGAAGTTTTTGGACCAGCATAAGACGGCCATCGCCCACCTGTTTAACAAGATGAAGTGTAGCCCTGCTTCTATCATTGGCAAGCTGGGCTGCAGCGCTCAGGTCACTGATGACAACGTCACCCAGTTTATCG GTATCCTGGAGGAGGAGATGCACCAGCTGTTGATGTTCCTGTCCCAGTGCAGCTACAAGGAGGCTGAGGAGATGGAGCTGCCCCCTCAGAACCTACTGCTGGTCAGCTACAGCCTGCTGCCTGCCGTGACCCCCTCTGCTACAGAGGCACCCTCCTTCGACGACAGCACCACTGAAGCACTACTGGGCCTGG GCAGCGAGCAGCCTCTGGACTTCCAGACCCTGCGTGAGCGGGTGCTGCCCCGGGTGATGCATACTGAGCAGGGTAAGGTGCCCAAGGCCCCATCCGCCCCCCTAAGAGGAAAGAAGAAGGTGGGCTTCAACCCCAAGTCTGCCTGA
- the LOC106583571 gene encoding coiled-coil domain-containing protein 63 isoform X1, which yields MLLLYCTLTAIFFAKIMPPKNPKKTDNLHEQHQRLLVDNDSYLVAIRKQKEHLASLDTKMKEIQTKLLQRKKEMGGRIRSLKRPLHQRKHIRIMEDRVNQATKSFDKLLCSNQALRDEIDHLRRQRCSFALMYQRLSRELLSQHNVMEDLMEKSVLAYDQRSEALARMLAVRERSKKDTSLCHTEMTELKRVIDHEIKLRSFMVQKSKESVPIGEDEEAKKRRAEQAQRERMGGESLETYQAVHRLLVEVSGDSDLRQLGRTFVENEEKSFAYFNYINELNNNSTTLKDRINKLRTEILRFELENKHYDQQWQSQLKELERELEQRRGLVNSLESQYTVVLKFLDQHKTAIAHLFNKMKCSPASIIGKLGCSAQVTDDNVTQFIGILEEEMHQLLMFLSQCSYKEAEEMELPPQNLLLVSYSLLPAVTPSATEAPSFDDSTTEALLGLGSEQPLDFQTLRERVLPRVMHTEQGKVPKAPSAPLRGKKKVGFNPKSA from the exons ATGCTGttgttatactgcactctgactgcaatctttttt GCCAAAATAATGCCCCCCAAAAATCCGAAAAAGACTGACAACCTTCATGAGCAACACCAGCGACTCCTTGTGGATAATGACAGTTACCTGGTTGCCATCCGAAAACAGAAGGAACACCTTGCCAGTCTGGACACCAAG ATGAAGGAGATACAGACCAAGCTGTTGCAGAGGAAGAAGGAGATGGGTGGTAGGATCCGCAGCCTGAAGAGACCTCTTCATCAGAGGAAGCACATCCGCATCATGGAGGACCGTgtcaaccag GCCACTAAAAGCTTTGACAAGTTGCTATGCAGCAACCAGGCATTGCGTGATGAGATTGACCACCTGCGGCGCCAGAGGTGCTCCTTCGCCCTTATGTACCAGCGTCTGAGCAGAGAGCTACTGTCCCAGCACAATGTCATGGAAGACCTCATGGAGAAGTCTGTCCTTGCCTACGACCAGCG GTCCGAGGCCCTGGCCCGTATGCTAGCTGTGAGGGAGCGTAGCAAGAAGGACACGTCTCTCTGCCACACTGAGATGACTGAGCTGAAGAGGGTCATCGACCACGAGATCAAACTCCGCAGCTTCATGGTCCAAAAATCCAAGGAGAGCGTCCCCATAGGCGAGGACGAAGAGGCCAAAAAGAGAA GGGCCGAGCAGGCTCAGCGTGAGCGAAtgggaggagagagtctggaaacCTACCAGGCGGTGCACCGGCTGCTCGTGGAGGTGAGCGGCGACAGCGACCTGCGTCAGCTCGGCAGGACATTTGTGGAGAACGAGGAGAAGAGCTTTGCTTACTTCAACTACATCAACGAGCTGAACAACAATAGCACCACGCTGAAGGACCGCATCAAcaagctcagg ACTGAGATCCTGCGCTTTGAGCTGGAGAACAAGCACTATGATCAACAGTGGCAGAGCCAGCTCAAGGAACTGGAG AGAGAGCTGGAGCAGCGTCGTGGCCTGGTCAATAGTTTGGAGAGCCAGTACACTGTGGTTCTGAAGTTTTTGGACCAGCATAAGACGGCCATCGCCCACCTGTTTAACAAGATGAAGTGTAGCCCTGCTTCTATCATTGGCAAGCTGGGCTGCAGCGCTCAGGTCACTGATGACAACGTCACCCAGTTTATCG GTATCCTGGAGGAGGAGATGCACCAGCTGTTGATGTTCCTGTCCCAGTGCAGCTACAAGGAGGCTGAGGAGATGGAGCTGCCCCCTCAGAACCTACTGCTGGTCAGCTACAGCCTGCTGCCTGCCGTGACCCCCTCTGCTACAGAGGCACCCTCCTTCGACGACAGCACCACTGAAGCACTACTGGGCCTGG GCAGCGAGCAGCCTCTGGACTTCCAGACCCTGCGTGAGCGGGTGCTGCCCCGGGTGATGCATACTGAGCAGGGTAAGGTGCCCAAGGCCCCATCCGCCCCCCTAAGAGGAAAGAAGAAGGTGGGCTTCAACCCCAAGTCTGCCTGA
- the LOC106583571 gene encoding coiled-coil domain-containing protein 63 isoform X3 yields MPPKNPKKTDNLHEQHQRLLVDNDSYLVAIRKQKEHLASLDTKMKEIQTKLLQRKKEMGGRIRSLKRPLHQRKHIRIMEDRVNQATKSFDKLLCSNQALRDEIDHLRRQRCSFALMYQRLSRELLSQHNVMEDLMEKSVLAYDQRSEALARMLAVRERSKKDTSLCHTEMTELKRVIDHEIKLRSFMVQKSKESVPIGEDEEAKKRRAEQAQRERMGGESLETYQAVHRLLVEVSGDSDLRQLGRTFVENEEKSFAYFNYINELNNNSTTLKDRINKLRTEILRFELENKHYDQQWQSQLKELERELEQRRGLVNSLESQYTVVLKFLDQHKTAIAHLFNKMKCSPASIIGKLGCSAQVTDDNVTQFIGILEEEMHQLLMFLSQCSYKEAEEMELPPQNLLLVSYSLLPAVTPSATEAPSFDDSTTEALLGLGSEQPLDFQTLRERVLPRVMHTEQGKVPKAPSAPLRGKKKVGFNPKSA; encoded by the exons ATGCCCCCCAAAAATCCGAAAAAGACTGACAACCTTCATGAGCAACACCAGCGACTCCTTGTGGATAATGACAGTTACCTGGTTGCCATCCGAAAACAGAAGGAACACCTTGCCAGTCTGGACACCAAG ATGAAGGAGATACAGACCAAGCTGTTGCAGAGGAAGAAGGAGATGGGTGGTAGGATCCGCAGCCTGAAGAGACCTCTTCATCAGAGGAAGCACATCCGCATCATGGAGGACCGTgtcaaccag GCCACTAAAAGCTTTGACAAGTTGCTATGCAGCAACCAGGCATTGCGTGATGAGATTGACCACCTGCGGCGCCAGAGGTGCTCCTTCGCCCTTATGTACCAGCGTCTGAGCAGAGAGCTACTGTCCCAGCACAATGTCATGGAAGACCTCATGGAGAAGTCTGTCCTTGCCTACGACCAGCG GTCCGAGGCCCTGGCCCGTATGCTAGCTGTGAGGGAGCGTAGCAAGAAGGACACGTCTCTCTGCCACACTGAGATGACTGAGCTGAAGAGGGTCATCGACCACGAGATCAAACTCCGCAGCTTCATGGTCCAAAAATCCAAGGAGAGCGTCCCCATAGGCGAGGACGAAGAGGCCAAAAAGAGAA GGGCCGAGCAGGCTCAGCGTGAGCGAAtgggaggagagagtctggaaacCTACCAGGCGGTGCACCGGCTGCTCGTGGAGGTGAGCGGCGACAGCGACCTGCGTCAGCTCGGCAGGACATTTGTGGAGAACGAGGAGAAGAGCTTTGCTTACTTCAACTACATCAACGAGCTGAACAACAATAGCACCACGCTGAAGGACCGCATCAAcaagctcagg ACTGAGATCCTGCGCTTTGAGCTGGAGAACAAGCACTATGATCAACAGTGGCAGAGCCAGCTCAAGGAACTGGAG AGAGAGCTGGAGCAGCGTCGTGGCCTGGTCAATAGTTTGGAGAGCCAGTACACTGTGGTTCTGAAGTTTTTGGACCAGCATAAGACGGCCATCGCCCACCTGTTTAACAAGATGAAGTGTAGCCCTGCTTCTATCATTGGCAAGCTGGGCTGCAGCGCTCAGGTCACTGATGACAACGTCACCCAGTTTATCG GTATCCTGGAGGAGGAGATGCACCAGCTGTTGATGTTCCTGTCCCAGTGCAGCTACAAGGAGGCTGAGGAGATGGAGCTGCCCCCTCAGAACCTACTGCTGGTCAGCTACAGCCTGCTGCCTGCCGTGACCCCCTCTGCTACAGAGGCACCCTCCTTCGACGACAGCACCACTGAAGCACTACTGGGCCTGG GCAGCGAGCAGCCTCTGGACTTCCAGACCCTGCGTGAGCGGGTGCTGCCCCGGGTGATGCATACTGAGCAGGGTAAGGTGCCCAAGGCCCCATCCGCCCCCCTAAGAGGAAAGAAGAAGGTGGGCTTCAACCCCAAGTCTGCCTGA
- the LOC106583376 gene encoding myosin regulatory light chain 2, ventricular/cardiac muscle isoform-like, whose product MLKEASGPVNFTVFLTIFGEKLKGADPEETILNALKVFDPEGKGVLRKDSVTEMLMTQVDRFSPEEMEQMFAAFPPDVAGNLDYKILIHIITHGEEKDPE is encoded by the exons ATGCTGAAAGAAGCGTCGGGCCCAGTCAACTTCACCGTCTTCCTCACCATCTTTGGAGAGAAGCTAAAAG GCGCTGATCCAGAGGAAACTATCCTCAACGCATTGAAAGTATTTGATCCTGAAGGAAAAGGGGTCCTGAGGAAGGACTC TGTAACCGAGATGCTGATGACACAGGTGGACAGATTTTCTCCTGAAGAG ATGGAGCAAATGTTTGCAGCCTTCCCACCAGACGTGGCAGGAAATCTAGACTACAAAATCCTTATCCACATCATCACACACGGAGAAGAGAAGGACCcggagtaa